One stretch of Cygnus olor isolate bCygOlo1 chromosome 1, bCygOlo1.pri.v2, whole genome shotgun sequence DNA includes these proteins:
- the CHD4 gene encoding LOW QUALITY PROTEIN: chromodomain-helicase-DNA-binding protein 4 (The sequence of the model RefSeq protein was modified relative to this genomic sequence to represent the inferred CDS: inserted 10 bases in 9 codons; deleted 15 bases in 12 codons; substituted 2 bases at 2 genomic stop codons), protein MASGIGSPSPCSGGSDDDEMEILLNNAIPSTKPEEEPEEELLSEAETPKIKKKKKPKKLKEPKVPKLSKRQKKELGDSSGEGNEFVEEEEEVLRSDSEGSDYTPGKKKKKKLGPKKEKKXKAKRKEEEEEEEEDDDSKEPKSSAQLLEDWGMEDIDHIFTEEDYRTLTNYKAFSQFVRPLIAAKNPKIAVSKMMMVLGAKWREFSTNNPFKGSSGASVAAAAAAAVAVVESMVTNVDAVLPQPPVEVPLRKAKTKEGKGPNARRKPKASPRIPDIKKPKTKKVAPLKIKLGGFGSKRKRSSSEDDDLDVESDFDDASINSYSVSDGSTSRSSRSRKKLKAGKKKKKGEEDSTVAVDGYETDHQDYCEVCQQGGEIILCDTCPRAYHMVCLDPDMEKAPEGKWSCPHCEKEGIQWEAKEDNSEGEEILEDVVGDAEEEDDHHMEFCRVCKDGGELLCCDACPSSYHIHCLNPPLPEIPNGEWLCPRCTCPALKGXVQKILIWKWGQPPVGPPPPRPPDADPNAPPPKPLEGRPERQFFVKWQGMSYWHCSWVSELQLELHCQVMFRNYQRKNDMDEPPSGDFGGEEEKSRKRKNKDPKYAEMEERFYRYGIKPEWMMIHRILNHSVDKKGNVHYLIKWRDLPYDQASWEXEDVDIQDYDLYKQAYWNHRELMRGEEGRPGKKLKKVKMRKLERPPETPTVDPTVKYDRQPEYLDVTGGTLHPYQXEGLNWLRFSWAQGTDTILADEMGLGKTVQTAVFLYSLYKEGHSKGPFLVSAPLSTIINWEREFEMWAPDMYVVTYVGDKDSRAIIRENEFTFEDNAIRGGKKASRMKKEAAVKFHVLLTSYELITIDMAILGSIDWACLIVDEAHRLRTISLSSSVCVNGYSLQHKLLLTGTPLQNNLEELFHLLNFLTPERFHNLEGFLEEFADIAKEDQIKKLHDMLGPHMLRRLKADVFKNMPSKTELIVRVELSPMQKXEYYKYILTRNFEALNARGGGNQVSLLNVVMDLKKCCNPTYLFPVAARVSPKMPNGMXDGSALIRASGKLLLLQKMLKNLKEGGHRVLIFSQMTKMLDLLEDFLEHEGYKYERIDGGITGNMRQEAIDRFNAPGAQQFCFLLSTRAVGLGINLATADTVIIYDSDWXPHNDIQAFSRAHRIGQNKKVMIYRFVTRASVEERITQVAKKKMMLTHLVVRPGLGSKTGSMSKQELDDILKFGTEELFKDEATEGGDNKEGEDSSVIHYDDKAIERLLDRNQDETEDTELQGMNEYLSSFKVAQYVVREEEMGEEEEVEREIIKQEESVDPDYWEKLLRHHYEQQQEESGQESGRGKRIRKQVNYNDGSHEDRDWQDDQSDNQSDYSVASEEGDEDVDEMVXSSSSPSRKGLRNDKDKPLPPLLARVGGNIEVSLGFNARQRKAFLNAIMRYGMPPQDAFITQWLVRDLRGKSEKEFKAYVSLFIRRHLCEPGADGAETFADGXPSEGLSRQHVLTRIGVMSLIRKKVQEFEHVNGRWSMPELAEIEENKKLSQPSSPSPKTPTPSTPGDTQPNTPAPVPPPEDGVKVEEGASTKEQGESAEPEKELRPLLQKEVPMEVGVQCAQPVETPPQEAKSPANPTEAEEKKVEEPEVKERPDEPMEVESKADVEKVEDRAPIENTPEPPIITLDEKDEKKEDDKRDXVMLQNGEMLKESVDERHKKAVKQRFMFNIADGGFTELHSLWQNEERAATVTKKTYEIWHRRHDYWLLAGIINHGYARWQDIQNDPRYAILNEPFKGEMNRGNFLEIKNKFLARRFKLLEQALVIEEQLRRAAYLNMSEDPSHPSMALNTRFAEVECLAESHQHLSKESMAGNKPAXAVLHKVLKQLEELLSDMKADVTRLPATIARIPPVAVRLQMSERNILSRLANRSSEPPPPPPPQQVAQQQ, encoded by the exons ATGGCATCGGGCATTGGATCTCCGTCACCGTGCTCCGGGGGCAGCGATGATGATGAGATGGAGATTCTGTTGAACAACGCTATCCCCAGCACCAAG CCTGAAGAAGAGCCGGAAGAAGAGCTTCTGTCTGAGGCTGAAACACCCAAAatcaagaagaagaagaagcccAAGAAACTAAAGGAACCCAAAGTGCCCAAGCTCAGCAAGCGTCAGAAGAAGGAG ctggggGACAGCTCTGGTGAGGGCAATGAGTTtgtggaggaagaagaagaggttCTGCGCTCGGACAGTGAAGGCAGTGACTATACacctgggaagaagaaaaagaagaaattagggcctaagaaggaaaaga acaaagctaagcgcaaggaggaagaagaagaagaggaagaagatgatGACTCCAAG GAGCCAAAGTCATCTGCTCAGCTCTTAGAGGATTGGGGCATGGAGGATATTGACCATATCTTCACAGAAGAGGATTACCGCACTCTCACCAACTATAAAGCTTTCAGCCAGTTTGTCAG GCCACTTATTGCAGCCAAGAACCCTAAAATAGCCGTGTCGAAGATGATGATGGTACTGGGAGCCAAATGGAGGGAGTTTAGCACAAACAACCCCTTCAAGGGAAGTTCAGGTGCATCTGTggcggctgctgcagctgcagctgttgcAGTAGTGGAGAGTATGGTGACAAACGTGGATGCTGTGCTGCCGCAGCCCCCTGTAGAAGTGCCGCTCAGGAAAGCCAAGACAAAGGAGGGCAAAG GACCCAATGCCCGTCGGAAGCCAAAGGCCAGTCCTCGTATTCCTGATATCAAAAAAcctaaaacaaagaaagtgGCACCTTTGAAAATCAAACTGGGAGGATTTGGCTCCAAGCGTAAGAGATCATCA AGCGAAGACGATGATCTGGATGTGGAGTCAGACTTTGATGATGCCAGCATCAACAGCTACTCTGTTTCAGATGGATCTACCAGCCGTAGTAGTCGCAGTCGCAAAAAACTcaaagctgggaaaaagaaaaagaaag GTGAGGAGGACTCCACAGTGGCTGTGGATGGCTATGAGACTGATCACCAGGACTACTGTGAGGTgtgccagcagggaggagaaatcATACTGTGTGATACCTGCCCTCGTGCCTACCACATGGTTTGCCTCGACCCAGACATGGAGAAAGCCCCAGAGGGCAAATGGAGCTGCCCGCACTGT GAAAAAGAGGGCATTCAGTGGGAAGCAAAGGAGGATAACTCTGAAGGTGAGGAGATCCTGGAAGATGTTGTGGGGGATGCTGAGGAAGAAGATGACCACCATATGGAGTTCTGTAGAGTCTGCAAGGatggaggagagctgctatgCTGTGATGCCTGTCCTTCATCCTATCACATCCACTGTCTGAATCCCCCATTGCCAGAGATTCCCAATGGGGAGTGGCTGTGTCCTCGCTGCACT TGCCCTGCTTTGAAAG AGGTGCAGAAGATCTTGATCTGGAAATGGGGTCAGCCCCCAGTTGGTCCCCCACCACCACGTCCACCTGATGCAGACCCTAATGCTCCTCCTCCTAAGCCTCTGGAGGGTCGGCCTGAAAGGCAGTTCTTTGTCAAATGGCAGGGCATGTCCTACTGGCACTGCTCTTGGGTGTCAGAGTTGCAG ctggagctgcactgTCAAGTCATGTTTAGGAATTACCAACGCAAGAATGATATGGATGAGCCACCCTCAGGGGACTTCGGAggtgaagaggagaaaagtcgaaagagaaagaacaaggaCCCCAAATATGCTGAAATGGAGGAGCGCTTCTACCGCTATGGGATCAAG CCGGAGTGGATGATGATCCACAGAATCCTTAATCATAG TGTGGATAAGAAGGGGAATGTCCACTATTTGATTAAATGGAGAGACCTGCCCTATGACCAGGCATCATGGG GCGAGGATGTGGATATCCAAGATTATGACCTTTACAAGCAAGCCTACTGGAATCACAG GGAGCTGATGAGGGGTGAAGAGGGAAGGCCTGGTAAGAAGCTAAAGAAAGTGAAGATGCGGAAACTGGAAAGGCCCCCTGAAACTCCCACGGTAGAT CCAACAGTGAAATATGACCGGCAACCTGAGTACCTTGATGTAACAGGGGGTACCTTGCATCCATACC CTGAAGGACTGAACTGGCTGCGTTTCTCTTGGGCTCAGGGCACAGATACAATCTTGGCAGATGAAATGGGTCTGGGAAAGACTGTGCAGACAGCTGTGTTCCTATATTCCTTATACAAAGAG GGCCACTCAAAGGGACCCTTCTTGGTGAGTGCCCCACTCTCCACTATCATCAACTGGGAACGAGAATTTGAGATGTGGGCACCAGATATGTATGTAGTGACCTATGTTGGGGACAAAGACAGCCGGGCCATCATCCGTGAGAATGAGTTCACTTTTGAGGATAATGCCATACGTGGAGGC AAAAAAGCATCCAGAATGAAG aagGAAGCTGCTGTGAAGTTCCACGTGCTTCTC ACCTCCTATGAACTGATCACAATTGATATGGCCATACTGGGGTCTATTGACTGGGCCTGTCTCATTGTGGATGAAGCTCACCGACTGAGAACAATCAGTCTAAG TTCTTCCGTGTGCGTGAACGGTTATTCGCTCCAGCATAAGCTGCTGCTTACAGGAACTCCCCTGCAGAACAACCTGGAAGAACTGTTCCACCTGCTGAACTTCCTGACACCAGAGAGATTCCA tAACTTGGAGGGCTTCTTAGAAGAGTTTGCG GATATAGCTAAGGAAGATCAGATTAAGAAGCTGCATGACATGCTGGGCCCACATATGCTGAGGCGTCTCAAAGCTGACGTTTTCAAGAACATGCCATCTAAGACAGAACTTATTGTCAGAGTGGAGTTGAGCCCCATGCAGAAGTGA gaatactataaatacattttgacaAGGAACTTTGAGGCACTGAATGCACGTGGTGGTGGTAACCAAGTTTCCTTGCTGAACGTTGTTATGGATCTGAAGAAGTGCTGC AACCCCACCTACCTCTTTCCTGTGGCTGCTAGGGTAT ctCCAAAGATGCCAAATGGCA TTGATGGTAGTGCTCTTATTCGAGCATCTGGAAAGCTGTTGCTGCTCCAGAAGATGTTAAAGAATCTCAAGGAAGGAGGTCACAGGGTGCTCATATTCTCTCAG ATGACTAAAATGTTAGACCTTTTGGAAGACTTCCTAGAACATGAAGGATACAAATATGAGCGGATTGATGGAGGAATCACAGGCAACATGCGTCAAGAGGCTATTGATCGCTTCAATG ctcctggtgctcagcagttctgc ttcctgctttcaaCTCGAGCTGTGGGTCTTGGTATTAACTTGGCCACAGCAGATACTGTGATTATTTATGACTCAGACT AACCCCACAATGATATCCAG GCCTTCAGTCGTGCACATAGAATTGGACAGAACAAGAAAGTGATGATATACCGCTTT GTGACAAGGGCCTCAGTGGAGGAGCGTATCactcaggtggccaagaagaaaatgatgctAACTCATCTG GTAGTGAGACCAGGATTGGGCTCCAAGACAGGCTCCATGTCAAAACAGGAACTTGATGACATTCTCAAATTTGGCACTGAAGAGCTCTTCAAGGATGAGGCAACTGAGGGTG GGGATAACAAAGAAGGCGAGGACAGCAGTGTTATCCACTACGATGACAAAGCAATTGAGCGCCTGTTGGATCGG AACCAGGATGAAACAGAAGACACAGAACTTCAGGGCATGAATGAGTATCTCAGCTCCTTCAAAGTGGCCCAGTATGTAGTTCGTGAAGAGGAGATGGGG gaggaagaagaggttGAACGGGAGATCATAAAGCAGGAGGAATCAGTGGATCCCGATTACTGGGAGAAACTGCTCCGTCACCATTACGAGCAGCAACAGGAGGAATCTGGCCAGGAATCTGGG AGGGGCAAACGTATTCGCAAGCAAGTTAACTACAATGATGGCTCTCATGAGGATAGAG actggCAGGATGACCAGTCAGATAATCAGTCAGACTATTCAGTTGCTTCTGAAGAAGGAGATGAGGACGTTGATGAGATGGTCTGAAG caGCTCGTCGCCTAGCCGCAAAGGCCTGAGAAATGATAAGGATAAGCCCCTGCCTCCTTTACTTGCCCGTGTAGGAGGGAACATTGAGGTAA GTCTTGGTTTCAATGCCCGTCAGCGGAAAGCCTTCCTTAATGCTATCATGCGCTATGGAATGCCACCTCAGGATGCATTCATC ACTCAATGGCTTGTTCGGGACCTCCGGGGCAAGTCAGAGAAAGAATTCAA GGCCTATGTCTCACTGTTCATTAGGCGCCATTTGTGTGAACCTGGAGCTGATGGTGCAGAGACCTTTGCAGATGG TCCCTCGGAAGGTCTTTCTCGACAGCATGTGCTTACTCGCATTGGGGTCATGTCACTTATACGCAAAAAG GTGCAGGAATTTGAGCATGTGAATGGCCGCTGGAGTATGCCAGAATTGGCAGAGATAGAGGAGAACAAGAAACTTTCACAGCCAAGCTCCCCCTCTCCCAAAACTCCAACTCCTTCAACGCCAGGCGATACACAGCCAAATACACCTGCCCCTGTCCCTCCACCTG AAGACGGAGTGAAGGTGGAAGAAGGAGCCAGTACCAAGGAGCAAGGAGAGTCAGCTGAACCAGAGAAAGAGCTTAGGCCTCTGCTACAGAAA GAGGTCCCTATGGAGGTGGgtgtt CAATGTGCCCAGCCTGTGGAGACACCACCACAGGAAGCAAAATCCCCAGCAAATcccacagaagcagaagagaaaaaagtagaGGAACCAGAGGTGAAGGAAAGACCAGATGAGCCAATGGAAGTTGAAAGCAAAG ctgaTGTGGAGAAAGTGGAAGACAGAGCACCTATTGAGAATACTCCTGAACCTCCTATAATCACCTTGGATGAGAAAG ATGAGAAAAAGGAGGATGATAAGAGAG GTGTGATGCTGCAGAATGGGGAGATGCTGAAAGAGTCAGTAGATGAAAGGCACAAGAAAGCAGTAAAGCAACGGTTCATGTTCAACATAGCTGATGGTGGCTTCACAG AATTACACTCCCTGTGGCAGAATGAAGAGCGGGCTGCAACTGTCACAAAGAAGACCTATGAGATATGGCATCGGCGTCATGACTACTGGCTCCTTGCTGGAATTATCAA TCATGGCTATGCCCGTTGGCAAGATATTCAGAATGATCCACGTTACGCCATCCTCAATGAGCCCTTCAAGGGTGAGATGAACAGGGGTAACTTCCTGGAAATAAAGAACAAGTTCTTGGCAAGGAGATTTAAG ctcctggagcaagCACTGGTGATTGAGGAGCAGTTGCGACGAGCTGCCTATCTGAACATGTCAGAAGACCCATCTCACCCCTCAATGGCTCTGAACACACGATTTGCGGAGGTGGAATGTCTGGCTGAGAGCCACCAGCATCTATCCAAGGAGTCGATGGCTGGGAATAAACCAG ATGCTGTGCTGCACAAAG TTctgaagcagctggaggagctttTGAGTGACATGAAGGCAGATGTGACTCGTTTGCCAGCCACTATTGCCCGCATCCCACCTGTGGCTGTGCGCCTCCAGATGTCGGAGCGCAACATCCTCAGCAGATTGGCTAACCGCAGCAGTGAGCCCCCTCCACCGCCCCCTCCTCAACAA GTGGCCCAGCAACAGTGA